tatgtttaaccctttccgccCCTCGCAGCTTCATCTGCgcagcaattattttttttctatactgtTAAGTCTACGAAGACAGAAGGATGAGAATCCGCTGGAATGAATATTAATTGACGCCAATTTTGGAAAGATTCTTAAATGTGCCCTTAAAATACCCAGATAAGGTGCCAAAACCTCTTATACCCACAAACCCCTACTGTGGGAGGGGACCTTGCGAAAATGCATCCATGTCCGGGTGCTCCAGTGGGGTACTTTCTGTTCCCTGGAAGCCTTGTCGGTGTGGGGATCCGTATGGGTGGGCTCGACAAGCGAGTTCCGTCCGAtagcgatatggatggaacttaCGCGTGAAAGTAACACATTGACTTCAAGgcgtttattcacatgagcgatcgtTCTCTCGGAGCGATGCTGCGAGATAGAAGAGTCACTGCATGTCCTCTTTTTGGGAGATTCCTCGCAAgcaatcgcccattatttcctatgggatctttaaaaGAATCACCTTCTCCTGCCATGTGATTCgtatgtgagtgtgatgcaatttttggaaTTACTTGCGGTTTTTTTTCGCACCTGTGGAAATCGCAAGTACATAGAAAACCCACGTCATGCTCACATCCAAGATCGCAAGTTTAAGAGTGCGCCATCGGTCTGAGTTACTTCACCCATGCGAGTCCAGCCTGAGCGTGCATTTACATGGGCGGGTGCAATATAGGTCAGAAAACCCGGACCGATATCACGCTTGTAAACCTGCTATTTTTATGctttgtgagaaaatcgcacttGCATTGCTGCATTTGTGATCGCCCATTATCCCCTACAGGAGCAAAAAGGCATTGCACTCTCCTGAAACTTGCATGTACAATATTTTCTCTGCTCCCATAGGGAAGAAGGGGCGATTCTTCAACAAAATCCCCCccgaaaatagaacacgctgcaattTGTCTCTCGCATCGCTTCTTCTcgcaagagaaaaatcacacatgtaaatgtacccattaaaaacaatcagTTCCTTTCACGTACGATTTCTGTGCGGCTCGCGATACACAGAAATCGTGCAGAAGATCTGCCAGTGTGAATGCCCCCAAAGGGGGCGTTAGTGCAAATATGCTCGCTGCAGCGCAGAAGCATAtctgcacatgaacaaggtttgaagaGCAAAGTAATCAGGGTGCTACACACGTTTCTGCGCATATTACCGTAATTTTTGCGTGTGCAGGACcgtggaatttaatggctatCTAAAGCCTTGTCCTGTGTTTTGCACAGTGTAATTTCGCAActtccgtagacttctatggcaatttttttgcgcaaaaacgactaaaatagagcaggacctatttttttgcgcacacacgaAATGCGTGCTCCAAACGCtcttatgagaacgaacctattgaaatcaaagggttctattcacaAACACGATCATGTGAAGGAGCCTAAGGGTAATTCACATGGGCATTTAATTTTTAGTCCTACGGTTACCATGGTTACACGTGATAAAAACTGATCCCAATCGCATCAAACgagcgcagtttttttttttaaacgcacacAAAGACTTGAATGGGTGTTAAAAGGAGTACTGTTACTGTTTACAGCACAAAGGTTGGCTCGTTTACCATGAAGTGCACTATTACCTTCTGGGGGACTAAGTAGGGCACTATCGGTTTCTGCCATTCTTTGCAGGCACTGTGCTCACAGGTACAGTAATTGTGCTGACAGGGCACCAACAGGCACATAACTAAGTTAGCAGAAGACTTCATGTAGATCTGAAAAGGGTTAGTTGgatgctggaaaagcaaggagtcaaagatgtctgtgttgtaCACTTTAcagagacaagtcatggctggaagaaatctttattgaggtctgggctggatggaaaaGAGAACTCCAGAGAGAACATCATTTATAAGTCTCTAAatataactgcactgtaatctctTGTACAGCCTGAAGAGCGCTTGTGTAGAACTAGTATCTATCATTATATGGTCACTGCATGGTTGTAATATCAGTCTTTGTATAACCACTGTGACTAGGATGTGCCTCTATCATTCTGTGCGTTCCGGTCAGTAGACCCTTATCGGGCCAGGATGGAAAAATATGCCCATAATCCATTTCAAATAAACCAACCACAAAGTTGGATAAATATAAtttttggttatggtgctgtatttatgtactgagcttggtcctggtattgTTTTCATGATattagcttgattctggtgctgtatgtttaTAATGGGGTTAGTTTTGGTCATATTTATGATAAATAGGTAAACAGGTTAAGGGTAGTAACACATGGTGCTGCTTGCTGTACGTCCCCAAATTACACCCACCCATGGTGACCATTGGACACATAATCTTGGTAGTAATTTGGCAGATATAGTTTGATTTCGTTGAGCCAACTGCACCGTCGGTCACTCATGGGACAGTGCTGTGTACTTGCCCCCAGGCTAAAATTTTCAAGCCAGCTCGGATTCTTTCAAGAGGTCACAAAAATTGCTTCTTCATGACTGGCCAGTGATTATAATGGGATGGCCTTTTTGGTCCAGCTATAAATGTGCATAACTTACTATGCAGCACTCTCATCTCATACAGTATACAAGTGTATATCTCATACGGTTTAAATCTGCCTATAGGTGTCAAATAGAAGAAGCaaataatagaaataaaaaagaatCTTTTATgtcttttctatctatctatctatctatctatctcatatctatctatctatctatctatctcataactatctatctcataactatctatctcatacctatctatctcatatctatctcatatatattatctaagatccatctatctatctatctcatatctatctcttatctttctatctatctatctcacatctatctatctcatatctattatctaagatctatctatctatctatctatctatctatctatctcatatctatctatctcgcatctatttatctcatatctatctatctatctatctcatatctatttatctcatatctatctatctatctatctatcttatatctatctatctatctatctatctatctcatatctatctatctcgcatctatttatctcatatctatctatctatctcatatctatttatctcatatctatctatctatctatctatctcatatctatctatctatctatctatctatctcatatctatctatctgtctcatatctatttatctatctatctcatatctatctatctatctatctatctatctatctatctatctatctatctatctatctcatatccatctttctttatcatatttatctatctcacatctttctatctatctatctacctaatatttatctttctttctatctatctatctcatatctatctatctcacatttttctatctatcttatgtctgtctatctatctatctatctatctatctatctatctatctatctatctatctatctatctatcatccatctcatatccatctatctatctatctatctatctcatgtctatctatctattcttctttctcatatctatctatctctccctcaTGTCTGTAAGTTAAGCTTGATTGCGGGGGAATACAGACCTTGTCATACCTCACAATTAGCAAGACAGTGGGGGGTGAGTATCTAAAAATGCATTTTGATTGACAAAATGGTTTGTCTTTGCCTCAGCTGTATAACATATGTATAATGATATGAGGAATATTCTTGCACAACTCTAACGCTGTCCAATGCTGATCAATGAGTGACACATCTTGAAAATTTTCAAAGTCTTTGCACATCATAAATCCTGGCGTTCAGCATGTGGTGGATGACTGTGCGCCGTATTTTACCAATGAATTGGGACAGTTGCATCCGCCGCCTTTCTCTCCTCATTTGCCCCTATATGTCTAGGGATTCTTACATCGAGCACTACAGGTCCAAGCTGTATGGCTCTAATGACGCTGTATGCTGCTGTATGGCGCCAATGTACAAAACAAAACTCCTTAATGTCATATTGTGGCATCTGTTGACATATATGATTTTTTCCTCCAGAATTTGCATGAATCTGACCGAAATAAACCTCCATGTGTCTCTGCATCACATGGGAAGCACTCAGATATGGcgtgtcccatagacttctgtgggtgcCGTATTATGGCTCCATACAGCTCAGAGGTTCTATGTAGCCTTATTAAAGCCAGGTGCAAATCATATGATTACGTAATGCTGATACTAAGGGCTAATGCATTTGGATGTATAGCTCCATATTGTAGGGCTGTCAACGAGGTGCATGCACGCTCTACAACATGGAGTCAGCACAAATCAGACTGGCATGTTCCATCAGGGTCTGTATGTTCAGAAATGTTCTAGGGAAATATATTTCGGTACATACAAAGTGCAACAGGCCAGTATGGAAGTGCATGGAGGCTATTCAGCTCCATACTAAGAAGTCATATAGGCTCTGTGCACAGGATGTGTCATTTCATAAGGACTCAACCAAAGGATTTTTGTCTGTTGCAACAAAATAATCAATTTCAGGCAAAGGAAATGTACTTCATCAGCTAAAAATGCATCAGAAGTACTTAGAATTGATTCATCATCAGCTGTATGCAAAGAGAGATtgttagatagatatgggatagacagataaataggagctagatacatagatagataaatatgagatagatatgaaatagataaatagatagatatgagatagatagataaatagatatgagattgatatgacatagatagatatgagatagatagatagatagatagatagatagatagatagatagatagatagatatgagatagatagatagatagatatgagataaatagataatagatagatatgggatagacagatacataggagctagatacatagatagataaataaatattagATAAACAGATATCAGGTAGATAGTAGGCAgataaaaaaactacaaaacaattttaaaaggaaaaaaaaggccaGAAATTAAATTTGTTTGAGTgatattttttctatttatgtTAAAAACAACATAGACATTTCCTCTGGTGGGTGATGAAAACATGAGGTAGCATACACGTTACAGTCAGGTCACACACATAGGTAGTTAAATGCTTTCAACTTTTGATcattacaaaatattttttttattatgtacaaaagaaaaaaaaatgataatttgaataaaaacacaaaaatcgGAGTTCAGTCATTACAGATAACCAGACAAAGAACAATTTATGGAAGGGGGCAACCCTCACCACAGGAAACCAGCGCACCTAAAAATGATCAACACTCTGCTTTTAATTTACAAATCATTTTACGTGCCTGTGGCCGTACCGTAAAGTTGGTTGAGCTttaagggggtgggggggagcgcAAAATTAGAGTTATGAGGGGAGGGACAGATAAAAAAAATtcagttaattttaaaatttcaatttaaaaaattgtttgtTTCCTAGTCACATAACATGATTCGGTATAATGATATCGGTGTAATATTTTCTTATGGACATAATAACGGTCTTATTCAAAATAACCAAGACTTTATTTTCAGTGTAACACTTTttgtgctgtaaaaaaatttCAGAAATTTGCCGAGGTCTTACCAAAAAAAGAAGCGAtgaaacaaaagaagaaaaaaaactggtttgcattcagaaaaaaaaaaactaaaaaaaccctaaaaattaaataaaaaaaaaaaaggaaaaaaaatccctgaGTCAATGTAACAAATCTCTAATGGTCCAGCTTTATATATAGATTTTATATACACTTTGTTGCCCCTTTAAGAATCTATTGAGGGCAGTTTATAATTTGCAGTCTTCTCGCAAAAACACGAAAACACATGGCAATCATTTGTGCACAAGCCTGTCTTCAAAAAATTCTTTAAAGTcctttttttgtccaaaaaatatatatatatatttttttttctttaattgcaCATAAATACAGATGACTGTTCTTTCCCTCCCCAGCCTGAAGACGAGTGCTCATCGCATATATTCCTTGTGTCAGATACAGTCAGCAGTGCATTTAAGGTCCTTATGATGGCCTTCTTAAGGATTTAGTTCTAAGGCCCAGACCTGTTGTGGCCACCCTGTCCTCCCCTTTATTTTCTTCTCTCCTTGGGGTGCAGCACTCCAAACTCCTTCAGTTTGCTGCAAAAAGAGGAGAGaatcaaaatttgttaaaaatatgcaaaaaaactaTTAGAAAACTTACATATTATAATAAATAAAGTGTTATAATCAGCTTTGCCGTTTTCATGGAATATAAACGAATACAATGGAAATTTCcttaaaaactaaaaaagttgaACATTTGAAAATTTTTTACAATCTGTTCGGTTTGAAATTTTCCTTTCATTTGTTACAGAATTTTcgaaaccagaaaaaaaaaatgtatattttatttcCAAGAGCCACTTGGGAGGAAAGGATAAACATGCTGTGCGCAGCTGCTTTCCTACGGTTAGCGTCATGTATCATGGATGGTAAATAAAAACCAAATCATCCAGATTATTTGCAGCGTTGTATATACTAGAATACAACAACATTTGAGGATTATGTTTGGAGACCTCTTGAGAATCATTAATGGATTTTATGACTCAAGAACTTTCTCACTTTTTCCTTTAAGAACTTGAACCGCCGACACGGAATATGTTTACAGTGCTGAgtgtagaattatagaatggtgtATATAAAGGGCCATATCATGCCAATAATATAGGAAGAGGCGTGGAGGAAGGAGAGAAAGGCAGAAAGAAAtcgaaaaagaaagaaagaaaagagaaatagatataaatgttatatatatatatatatggatatatatctatatatatctctatctatatatacatatatatatatatatatatatagatatttatatatatatatatatatatatatatatatatatatatatatatatatatataaacacagagAAAGTGAAATATTCCAGATAGATAATCAACAAACATAATGTAAACAGAATACCCATGTAATATGACTGGTGCAAATCtagtttcttcttctttttctctctcctacttatatatactcctatatctatctatctacactgcatatatagatatatacttgCAGTTTCTCTTCGAAATAAAAAATGGTGAATCATCCTCAACTTTCAAaaacatccatctatctatacatctcctatctatccatttatatatatatatatcaattcaTCTATCACACATAATATATGACGGCAGATATACTCACAGCTTCTCTCTTCCGTTTACAGTCTCTATTGTCCATTTTCTTGAGCTCAGCTTTGAACCCTTCTGTGCCCCCTGGCTCATTGTCCTTGGCCAAGACATCCATTAAGTAGCCGATGTAGCTGGTGGCTAACCTGAGGGTCTTTATTTTGGAGAGCTTGGTATCAGCTGGCACATTAGGGATACATTCTCTGAGTTCTGCAAACGCACTATTAATACTTTCCGtccttctcctttcctttttCGGGGGAACTCCTTTCCTTCTCGCTAGTCGACCACCTAGTGCCTCCAGGCGACTGCTGCTGTTTTGAGCAGGACCCACAGTACCATACTCAGGGCTATAAGGAGGTTGGGTGCCAAATTCTGATGGGGACACTTCTCCTGGATTTAGGACCCATCCCTGGAAGAAAGGTCTTTCCTGGTGGCATCTAGAACCAGGGGTGAAAATATAAGGTTCTGGCATCATGTGGTGATGATGCTGGTAACTCCCAATGATATTCATGGCAGAAGGTGCCAAGATCTCCAACCTCCAGCAAATTTCTTGTCCTTTTCTATATTAGCAGACTTCTAGGAACTCTCCATAGACTGCAGATCCGAAAAGATCCTTAGGCTCCAAAAAACAGAAGATCACAACCAGTCAAGAAGCAGCTATAGGTTCCAGCATCCAGCAGTACACTGGGCTCAGTTGCTAAGCCAACATATATATTGAAGATTAGGGAGGCTCAGAAAAGTCTGAGATACAATAACAGATCTTATCCAGGCTCCAGCTCTGCACCTCAGCACATTAACCCTTCTGCCTCTCCTCCGGGTCTTTATAATGAGCTCAGGCCCTGATGTCAAAATCATCAGGGAGCCAATAAGAAGCAGAGGGAGctggtaggaggaggaggaggaggggaaggggggggggggggtgcagggagGCTGCTCATTCACCTGGAGTCCCACTAGCCTGTGGGACACTCACCTAATAATGCTCTGTCCGAATATAGGGGGTCTCAGCTGCAATTAAATCAATTAAACTCACAGCACAACAGGCCAACAATGGTGCATTTTCACTttatttaatagatttttttaaacatttttatagaGTTAGtcaaacttttttacaatttgtttttacatttttatagattttttaaaaagaattttcTTTAAACTTTCTTAAGTAATTCGATTGGAGTGGGGGGGAAGAACGAGTAAGTATTAAAGGATTAAAACTGCTTCTTCATCCACTGTTGTAAGTTTTTGGTTTGAGCAGAATGTGCAGCACAGATAATATAGTATTACTCGTACGGTAGGGAAACATTACTTCAATTCATTATTACTATTGTCGAGAAATAGTGTAGAAACTCAACATTCTTATTACGATGTTGAAGGTCACAAGAATCATAATATTCATTATATAGATTTGGTGTAATGGCAAGTACTAGTACTGCCACAGAATTCATAGTGGCGCAATACAGTATGTGTTAATGTAGTATTATTATACCTTTTCTTTGTATTAAACACTTTGTGTATTATTATACATCTTCATTATGATGTTATACATAGTTTGTATTAATATTATATATTTGTGTATTGTGTATTATATTACTATGCATCATACTTATATTTTGTGTTAGTACTAGTTAGTTATTTCAGTATTACCCAATTTCATTATATTATTATACATTTTAGTAttattatacatttatatattatacattatatttagATTAGATTTTGTAATAGTACTACTGCAGAATTCACCGAGGAGACATACAGTATTAGTTAATGTAGGATTATTACACATTTTCATTATAttattatacatttatatattattctatacattatatttatgttatattTTGCCTTCGCACTACTATGGGATTTACAATGTTGACTTTAGGCTAGATATTTATCATTTGTGTTATCATTATTAGTACTGCTTCAGAAATAAGAGACATATTtgttataataattattattattactactataacAATTATTATTTATTGTTAATTCTTATAAATGTATTATTAATTATTGTGCATAATTATAATTTATGTAGTAGAGAAGATAGATACCATGTTgtgattatatattttatatatatatatatatatatatatatatatatatatatatatatatatgatatagaaGATAGATACCATGttgtgattttatatatatatatacatatatatatagagagagagagagagaagatagaTACCATGttgtgattttatatatatatatacatatatatatatagagagagagagagaagatagaTACCATATTGtgattttctatatatatatatagagagagagagagagagagagaagatagaTACCATgttgtgattatatatatatatatatatatatatatagatagatatatgatatagAAGATAGATACCATgttgtgattatatatatatatgatatagaaGATAGATACCATGttgtgattttatatatatatatatagagagagagagagagagagaagatagaTACCATGTTGtgattatatatagatatatgataTAGAAGATAGATACCATgttgtgattatatatatatatgatatagaaGATAGATACCATgttgtgattatatatatatatatatatatatatatatatatatatatatatatatatatatatatagatagatagatatatgatatagAAGATAGATACCATgttgtgattatatatatatatatatatatatatatatagatagatagatgatatagaaGATAGATACCATgttgtgattatatatatatatatatatatatatatatatatatacacatatatatatttatatttctcTTCGTGTGTGAGTTTCATCCGATtgcgatatggacagaactcacagaagacacatcataatacacatgagcgatttttctctcgtATTAATAGTCCAAGATAGGAAAATTGCTCCAGCTCATATTTTTGGGAGATTCTTGTTCAAgtatcacccattatttcctatggcaggCAAAGGAAAATCGCATCGTGCTCGCATGAAAATGCAACttacatgcaagtgtgatgcaattttcacGCAGCAACGTGATGTGTTTTTCCCGCAAAACGCATCACAATCACATGTTTAATAGTGCAGTATCGGTCCGAGTTTCTCGCACTCTTCGGCGTGAATACatcctcattctctctctctatatGTGTACAGTAGTCATATACTAGATATATAACTGTACTATTCCACTATATTACCAGGTATGGATTTTTCATAAGTTCCATAAATAAAAGTAATAGAAAAGTATCTCCAAACTAGCTTTAGTTGTCATTTGCAGGTCCTACACCCCAGAGTTCAATAATTGCGGACCATTAGGTGGCAATATTCATCGTCTGAGTAGTTTAATTGGATACACTCCAGTAGTTATTAATGTAATGTAATTAATGCAGCTATTATGGGGTAGAGCCCTATTATGTAGAGTATTTGTTATCATACTATATgtaattgtatatcacatgtgtatcacacacacatataggcacacatacaCCAAATATGAGGAAATGCATAAGCGTAAAATGTCACTGCATTAAATCCCCTCTATTTTCTGTGTTTACACTGCGCTGTCAGATATATAGTTACTTGCCATAAACTTGTGCATTTCCCGCAGGGTATTACATACTGAAATACAATATTAGGACTTGGTAACCATCACTGACATCAAT
The nucleotide sequence above comes from Eleutherodactylus coqui strain aEleCoq1 chromosome 2, aEleCoq1.hap1, whole genome shotgun sequence. Encoded proteins:
- the HAND1 gene encoding heart- and neural crest derivatives-expressed protein 1, which produces MNIIGSYQHHHHMMPEPYIFTPGSRCHQERPFFQGWVLNPGEVSPSEFGTQPPYSPEYGTVGPAQNSSSRLEALGGRLARRKGVPPKKERRRTESINSAFAELRECIPNVPADTKLSKIKTLRLATSYIGYLMDVLAKDNEPGGTEGFKAELKKMDNRDCKRKREAQTEGVWSAAPQGEKKIKGRTGWPQQVWALELNP